The Rhodobacter sp. 24-YEA-8 DNA segment ACGGCAAGCGTCGCCTATCCGGTACCCGAGATCCCCGCGATCGAACTGCCCGACGGCGTCGGCGCGATCCGGATCACCTCGGCCACAGCAGAAGAGGGGCTCTGATCCATGCGCACACCCCTCCGCCCGCTTGCCCGTATCCTTGAGGCGCGCCAGAACGGTGAAAACCCCGATCTGATCGAGCGCGAGAATCTCGAACGCCGCCATGAGGTGATCCGCGACAAAAGCCAGCCTCGCGCATCGGCCCGGCTGGGGCTGCTCGCTCTGGCCTTTGGCTGCGCCTATCTGACCATCGGGGTCCGGATGGGCCATCTGGCGGCCTCCGAGCCGGTCGAGCCGGTGGCCTCCGCGCCGGGGGCCGAGATCGTCGCGCAACGCGCCGATATCACGGACAGAAATGGCCGCATCCTTGCGACGAACATGACCACTTCGGCGCTTTACGCGCATCCGAAAGACATGGTCGATCCCAAAGGCTCGGCGCGCAAACTGGCAGAGATCTTCCCCGATCTGAAGGCCGAAGACCTGGAACGCCGCTTTACCGACGGACGCCGGTTCCTCTGGGTGAGGAAGGTTCTCAGCCCCGAACAGATGCAGGCGGTGCATGAGATCGGCGATCCGGGGCTCTTGTTCGGCCCACGCGAGATGCGGCTTTACCCGAACGGCACGCTCGCGGCGCATGTGCTGGGCGGCTATTCCTTTGGCGCAGAAGGCGTGCATTCCGCCGAGGTGATCGGCACTGCCGGGATCGAAAAGGCGATGGATGCGCGGCTGCGCGATCCCGCCCAGGCCGGTCAGCCGCTGGAGCTCTCGCTTGACCTCACCGTGCAGGCCACGGTCGAAGAGGTGCTTTCCGCCGGGATTTCGATGCTGAATGCGCGCGGCGGCGCGGCGATTGTGATGGATGTGCGCACCGGCGAGATCGTGGCTCTGGCTTCGGCGCCGACTTTTGATCCGAATGACCGCCCCGTGCCGCTGGTCGGCAAGGATGACGAACCCTCTGACAGCCCGCTTTTCAACCGCGCGGTGCAGGGCGTCTATGAGCTGGGCTCGGCCTTCAAGATCTTTGCCGCCGCCCAGGCGATGGAGCTGGGCCTTGTGACGCCCGAAACCCTCGTTGATGCCAATGCGCCGATGACCTGGGGCAAGCACCGCATCAAGGAATTCGAGGGCAAGAATTACGGCCCGATGCTCTCGGTGCGCAAAGTGATCGAGAAATCGTCAAACGTGGGCACCGCCCATATCGCGCTGATGATCGGGCCGCAGCGCCAGCAGGCCTTTCTGAAATCGCTTGGGTTCTTTGACCCGACGCCGGTCGAGCTGATCGAGGCCCCGGGTGCGCGGCCGCTGATCCCCAGGCGCTGGCCCGAGATCGTGACCATCACGACCTCTTATGGGCACGGCATGTCGGCAAGCCCGCTGCATCTCGCGGCGGCCTATGCCGCGATTGCGAATGGCGGCATCTATATCAAGCCGACGCTCCTGAAACAAAAGGGCCCCGCATCGGGCATCCGGGTGATGAGCGAGAAGGTCGCGAAGGAATCGGTTTCGATGCTGCGTTCGGTCGTGACGCATGGCACGGCGAGCCTTG contains these protein-coding regions:
- a CDS encoding penicillin-binding protein 2 — its product is MRTPLRPLARILEARQNGENPDLIERENLERRHEVIRDKSQPRASARLGLLALAFGCAYLTIGVRMGHLAASEPVEPVASAPGAEIVAQRADITDRNGRILATNMTTSALYAHPKDMVDPKGSARKLAEIFPDLKAEDLERRFTDGRRFLWVRKVLSPEQMQAVHEIGDPGLLFGPREMRLYPNGTLAAHVLGGYSFGAEGVHSAEVIGTAGIEKAMDARLRDPAQAGQPLELSLDLTVQATVEEVLSAGISMLNARGGAAIVMDVRTGEIVALASAPTFDPNDRPVPLVGKDDEPSDSPLFNRAVQGVYELGSAFKIFAAAQAMELGLVTPETLVDANAPMTWGKHRIKEFEGKNYGPMLSVRKVIEKSSNVGTAHIALMIGPQRQQAFLKSLGFFDPTPVELIEAPGARPLIPRRWPEIVTITTSYGHGMSASPLHLAAAYAAIANGGIYIKPTLLKQKGPASGIRVMSEKVAKESVSMLRSVVTHGTASLGEVKGYEVAGKTGTADKPKKSGGYYKDKVINTFASTFPASNPRYVVIVTLDEPADTSGPRPLRTAGWTSVPVTAEMIRRIAPLLDVRPIVEPITGAALTAAAN